The Pyricularia oryzae 70-15 chromosome 5, whole genome shotgun sequence genome includes a region encoding these proteins:
- a CDS encoding arrestin domain-containing protein, whose protein sequence is MPSFNPFSAVTGRHAFSLFDIRLENDFLVFRGNEHEAASQLLKGVLAVCVPGPTRIEDIHLRLIGTLRLSWADTKATPSGISIQKFEKTTEILSHRWPSFIGTPGKSMILDKGNYEFPFELMLPGNTSESVEGLKEASVTYRLKATIARGKLAYDHHAYKHIRMIRTLDASALEFLHAMSVENIWPNKVEYSIVVPRKAVVFGSAIPFESRFTPLLKGLEIGDVTIRLIEACEILATSATGVPIKEHKKEREVTSWVLPVTRDEHWQDVIENTGQEGWVLTADLDLPRKLGKCVQDVNTHGIKTRHKLKIVVALQNPDGHISELRATLPVTIFISPNIPLDEDGNLAQPVQQNSSSQESTSQIAPPGYGEHVLDQLYSNIDMAGYQTPGVQSGMNSPYMALSRAGSNENLAAMLNDNTITPAALTSRLQDVSVAGGPPRRDSSYASLASALLPTQNADTTPANTSPPASAPLSRHDSGEENHSGNQTPEHVDFPELSELSKVPSYATAIRSSRVFAPAANALPDYATATSEPTTPAVTTPVMTPVAQTANPLELIPEDPLEQTGAGSVSPAATPVSPSTMSTSADQHHNHHHHNPQRPTPRRHSSFGGFFSSHHSLGMHHFHHHHGEGDERRRFTLMQMRDPVS, encoded by the exons ATGCCTTCGTTCAACCCTTTCTCAGCCGTCACCGGCCGACATGCCTTCAGCCTATTCGACATTAG GTTAGAAAATGACTTTCTCGTCTTCCGCGGCAATGAGCACGAAGCTGCAAGTCAGCTGCTCAAGGGAGTTCTCGCTGTATGCGTGCCCGGGCCGACCAGAATCGAGGACATTCACTTGAGGTTAATCGGAACCTTGCGCCTGAG CTGGGCGGATACGAAAGCGACACCTAGCGGCATTTCGATCCAGAAGTTCGAAAAGACAACCGAGATCCTCAGTCACAGATGGCCCAGCTTCATCGGCACGCCAGGCAAGAGCATGATCTTGGACAAGGGCAACTACGAGTTTCCCTTTGAGCTGATGCTTCCGGGAAACACTTCGGAGAGCGTCGAGGGCCTCAAGGAGGCGAGCGTCACATACCGACTCAAGGCGACGATCGCAAGGGGAAAGCTCGCATACGACCACCACGCATACAAGCATATTAGGATGATAAGGACACTTGACGCTTCGGCGCTCGAGTTCCTTCATGCTATGAGCGTCGAGAACATCTGGCCCAACAAGGTAGAATACTCGATCGTTGTTCCTCGCAAGGCAGTGGTATTTGGAAGCGCGATTCCCTTTGAGTCTAGGTTTACCCCTCTACTCAAGGGGTTGGAGATTGGAGATGTGACGATACGATTGATCGAGGCCTGTGAAATCCTGGCGACCTCTGCGACTGGCGTACCCATCAAGGAGCACAAGAAAGAGCGTGAGGTTACGTCCTGGGTTTTGCCCGTGACACGTGACGAGCACTGGCAGGATGTGATTGAGAACACAGGCCAGGAGGGCTGGGTATTGACGGCGGATCTTGATTTGCCCCGTAAGTTGGGCAAGTGTGTGCAAGATGTCAACACGCACGGCATCAAGACGCGACACAAGCTCAAGATTGTCGTGGCTCTCCAGAACCCGGATGGTCACATATCAGAG CTCCGGGCTACACTACCCGTAACAATCTTCATCTCCCCGAACATCCCTCTCGACGAAGATGGAAACCTCGCACAGCCAGTCCAGCAAAACTCATCTTCTCAGGAGAGCACCAGTCAAATAGCGCCCCCAGGCTACGGAGAGCACGTCCTGGACCAGCTGTACTCCAACATCGACATGGCTGGATACCAAACACCCGGAGTACAGTCTGGCATGAACAGCCCATATATGGCCCTTTCAAGAGCGGGCTCCAACGAGAACCTGGCGGCAATGCTAAACGACAACACCATAACACCAGCGGCACTAACCTCACGACTGCAAGATGTCTCTGTGGCAGGAGGCCCTCCCCGCCGAGACTCGTCCTACGCTTCATTAGCATCCGCCCTTTTGCCCACCCAAAATGCTGATACCACACCCGCCAACACATCACCACCAGCTTCAGCCCCCCTGTCCCGTCACGACAGCGGCGAGGAGAACCACTCAGGCAACCAAACACCCGAGCACGTCGACTTTCCCGAGCTCTCCGAACTCAGCAAAGTTCCCAGCTACGCAACAGCGATCCGATCATCTCGCGTCTTCGCCCCTGCGGCAAATGCGCTGCCTGACTACGCCACAGCCACGAGCGAGCCCACGACCCCCGCAGTCACCACGCCGGTCATGACCCCAGTGGCCCAGACCGCTAACCCACTCGAGCTGATTCCCGAAGACCCGTTGGAGCAGACAGGCGCAGGGAGCGTATCACCTGCAGCAACGCCCGTATCGCCTAGCACAATGAGCACCAGCGCCGACCAGCATcacaaccaccaccaccataaTCCCCAACGACCGACCCCGCGCAGACACTCATCATTTGGCGGTTTCTTCTCTAGCCACCACTCCCTCGGCATGCACCACTTCCATCACCATCACGGCGAAGGTGATGAGAGGAGAAGGTTCACGCTAATGCAGATGCGCGACCCTGTGTCTTAG